From the Stigmatella erecta genome, one window contains:
- a CDS encoding phytoene/squalene synthase family protein: MSNPEAFCREALPEVSRTFALNIPVLPEPLDLVVTVGYLLCRIVDTIEDEATCSAAQRAQLLSRFAHFVELPEGWRHEVPRYIAEVEQWLRPSVPAPEARLLRRTGTVLETFAALPRWTQPPIVRCVRAMADGMGDVSRQLELVPPASGLKDLEATLTYCYYVAGTVGEMLTDLFIGFAPQLAPQGETLRALAPAFGRALQLINILKDVREDLERGYCWLPQTLMSAHGLTAPTLLKPENRGRAVAMHNELIAVARREADISLEYALRLPVEEPGLRLFCLLPLFFAVLTLSRLENNPAVFEPTPVKISRASVQEIILLTQRNVASDPALRAIYQQCLSGALQPEALTS, translated from the coding sequence ATGAGCAACCCTGAAGCCTTCTGCCGCGAGGCGCTGCCCGAGGTCTCTCGGACCTTCGCCCTCAACATCCCGGTTCTCCCCGAGCCGTTGGATCTCGTTGTTACCGTGGGTTACCTCCTCTGCCGGATCGTCGATACGATCGAGGACGAGGCAACCTGCAGCGCCGCGCAGCGCGCCCAGCTCCTCTCGCGCTTCGCCCACTTCGTGGAACTCCCCGAGGGGTGGCGCCACGAGGTGCCGCGCTATATCGCCGAGGTGGAGCAGTGGCTGCGGCCCTCCGTGCCGGCGCCCGAGGCGCGGCTGCTGCGCCGCACGGGCACCGTGCTGGAGACCTTCGCGGCCCTGCCCCGGTGGACCCAGCCTCCCATCGTGCGCTGTGTGCGCGCCATGGCCGACGGCATGGGTGATGTGAGCCGCCAGCTCGAGCTGGTCCCGCCCGCCAGTGGCCTGAAGGATCTGGAGGCTACATTGACCTACTGCTACTACGTGGCGGGCACGGTCGGAGAAATGCTGACGGATCTTTTCATTGGGTTTGCGCCTCAGCTCGCGCCCCAGGGAGAGACGCTCCGGGCGCTGGCCCCCGCGTTCGGACGGGCCCTGCAGCTCATCAACATCCTCAAGGATGTCCGCGAGGATTTGGAGCGAGGCTATTGCTGGCTTCCCCAGACCCTCATGTCGGCGCATGGGCTCACCGCGCCCACGCTCTTGAAGCCTGAGAATCGGGGACGGGCGGTGGCGATGCACAACGAGCTCATCGCCGTGGCCCGGCGCGAGGCGGACATCTCGCTGGAGTACGCGCTGCGCCTGCCCGTGGAGGAGCCGGGCCTGCGGCTGTTCTGTCTGTTGCCCCTGTTCTTCGCGGTGCTTACGCTCTCGCGGCTGGAGAACAACCCCGCCGTGTTCGAGCCCACGCCGGTGAAGATCAGCCGCGCCTCCGTGCAGGAGATCATCCTGCTTACCCAGCGCAACGTCGCGTCGGATCCGGCGCTGCGGGCGATCTACCAGCAATGCCTGTCAGGAGCCCTCCAGCCGGAAGCCCTGACGTCATGA